From one Lolium rigidum isolate FL_2022 chromosome 4, APGP_CSIRO_Lrig_0.1, whole genome shotgun sequence genomic stretch:
- the LOC124647024 gene encoding uncharacterized protein At5g02240-like, which yields MMAERSPNPLALLLSQISIPTDVLTRRRGNIATMTTAAAAAVRLSSPFSGQTLLPPRHSVFSSRRGPGRAALAVSAAAGGSPATVLVTGAGGRTGQIVYKKLKERAGQFTARGLVRTQDSKAKIGGGDDVLVGDIRDLVAIAAAVEGIDALVILTSAVPKMKPGFDPSKGGRPEFYFDEGSDPEQVDWIGQKNQIDAAKSIGVKQIVLVGSMGGTDLNHPLNKLGNGNILVWKRKAEQYLADCGIPYTIIRAGGLQDKDGGVRELIIGKDDEILKTETKTIARADVAEVCIQALLFEEARFKAFDLASKPEGEGTPTTDFKSVFAQIATRF from the exons ATGATG GCTGAGAGGTCGCCCAACCCACTCGCACTTCTTCTTTCTCAAATCTCAATACCCACTGACGTGCTCACTCGCCGGAGGGGAAACATTGCAACGAtgaccacggcggcggcggcggcggtgcgcttgtcgtccCCATTCAGCGGACAAACCCTCCTTCCTCCCCGCCACAGCGTCTTCTCGTCGAGGCGGGGTCCCGGGCGGGCCGCGCTCGCCGTctccgcggccgccggcgggtCGCCTGCCACCGTGCTCGTCACCGGCGCCGGAGGACGAACAG GCCAGATCGTGTACAAGAAGCTGAAGGAGAGAGCGGGCCAGTTCACGGCCAGAGGGCTGGTCAGGACGCAGGACAGCAAGGCCAAGATAGGCGGCGGAGACGACGTGCTCGTCGGCGACATAAGAGACCTCGTGGCCATCGCCGCCGCGGTCGAGGGCATCGACGCACTCGTCATCCTCACTAGTGCCGTCCCGAAGATGAAGCCCGGGTTCGATCCTAGCAAAGGCGGGCGGCCCGAGTTTTACTTCGACGAAGGATCTGACCCTGAACAG GTGGATTGGATTGGCCAAAAGAATCAAATCGATGCAGCCAAGAGCATTGGTGTAAAGCAGATTGTTTTGGTTGGATCCATGGGAGGAACAGATCTCAACCATCCACTAAACAAGCTAGGAAATGGGAATATACTG GTGTGGAAACGAAAGGCAGAACAGTACCTAGCGGACTGTGGTATACCATATACAATCATAAG GGCTGGAGGACTACAAGACAAAGATGGTGGTGTGCGGGAGTTAATCATTGGAAAGGATGACGAGATCTTGAAGACAGAAACAAAAACTATTGCCAGAGCGGATGTTGCAGAAGTTTGCATACAG GCATTGCTATTTGAGGAAGCAAGGTTCAAGGCGTTTGATCTGGCATCAAAACCTGAAGGTGAAGGAACACCAACAACAGATTTTAAGTCTGTTTTTGCACAAATTGCTACTCGCTTCTAA
- the LOC124708861 gene encoding DEAD-box ATP-dependent RNA helicase 17-like, translating into MAAKRKLGKSPAQAPAPAKKAKEEDAEEGLFSSRSFADLGLHPTLCSHLQDKMGFQAPTRIQAQAIPVAMSGQHLLVKAATGTGKTLAYLAPIVHLLQMREPRVERTHGTFALVIVPTRELCLQVYGIAQQLVHRFHWLVPGYVMGGESRSKEKARLRKGISILIATPGRLLDHLQHTSSFVYSNLRWIVFDEADSILELGFGKAVEDILGLLGSRTDASGQNKSKTDHVQRQNLLLSATLNEKVNRLANISLKNPVMIGLDEQNKPSERSRALGKKHTSLLSDDEEEIPVKHNYMVQHAVDDFKLPAQLIQRYVKVSCGSRLAVLLTILKSQFERQVSQKVVVFLSTCDSVDFHHTVLSQLEWSRGLALDAENKQKFLSCKVFRLHGSMDQEDRKKSYLGFSTEKSAILVCTDVAARGLDIPKVKCIIQYDSPGEASEYVHRVGRTARIGEKGEALLFLQPVEIDYLRDLELHGVSLTEYPFQKVLDGFPLNGEKPLKRKPISLDMHPWILSVQRTLENYIASEATANKLARDAFCSWLRAYTAHRGELKKIFMVKKLHLGHVARSFGLKEQPSLVGRSHQVQLKKRKKEQKRERPNNNNKRRKLHAKK; encoded by the exons ATGGCCGCCAAGAGGAAGCTCGGCAAGTCGCCGGCGcaagcgccggcgccggcgaagaaAGCGAAGGAAGAGGACGCGGAGGAGGGGCTCTTCTCTTCGCGCTCCTTCGCCGACCTCGGCCTCCACCCCACCCTCTGCTCACACCTCCAAG ACAAGATGGGTTTCCAGGCACCGACGCGGATCCAGGCGCAGGCGATTCCGGTCGCCATGTCAGGGCAGCACTT GCTGGTCAAGGCGGCGACTGGTACCGGCAAGACGCTTGCGTACCTTGCGCCGATCGTTCACCTTCTCCAGATGAGGGAGCCTCGTGTCGAGAGGACCCATGGAACTTTTG CGTTGGTGATTGTTCCAACGCGAGAGCTGTGCTTGCAGGTTTATGGGATTGCGCAGCAGTTGGTGCATCGTTTCCACTGGCTTGTCCCTGGGTATGTGATGGGCGGTGAGAGTAGATCAAAAGAGAAAGCAAGGCTACGGAAAG GGATATCAATTCTTATTGCTACTCCTGGGCGCCTGCTGGACCACTTACAACATACTTCCTCATTTGTTTATTCAAATTTGCGCTGGATAGTTTTTGATGAAGCTGACAG CATTCTTGAACTTGGTTTTGGAAAAGCAGTCGAGGATATACTAGGCCTCTTGGGTTCCAGAACTGATGCTTCTGGCCAGAATAAAAGCAAAACAGACCATGTGCAAAGGCAAAACCTTCTCTTATCAGCAACTCTCAACGAAAAGGTGAACCGCTTAGCCAACATTAGTTTGAAGAACCCAGTGATGATTGGACTTGATGAACAAAATAAGCCTTCTGAGAGGTCCAGAGCCCTAGGGAAGAAGCACACTTCCTTATTatctgatgacgaggaggaaataCCTGTAAAGCACAATTATATGGTGCAACATGCGGTTGATGATTTTAAGCTTCCCGCACAATTGATTCAAAGATATGTTAAAG TTTCATGTGGTTCGAGGCTTGCGGTTCTTCTTACCATTCTGAAATCTCAATTTGAAAGACAAGTGTCCCAGAAG GTTGTCGTTTTCTTGTCAACATGTGACTCTGTAGATTTCCATCACACTGTTCTCAGCCAGCTTGAGTGGAGCCGTGGCCTTGCACTAGATGCGGAAAATAAGCAAAAGTTTCTTAGCTGTAAAGTATTCCGTTTACATGGTAGCATGGACCAGGAGGATAGAAAGAAATCATACTTGGGATTCAGTACTGAAAAATCTGCAATTCTTGTATGCACTGATGTTGCTGCTAGGGGTTTGGACATTCCGAAAGTGAAATGCATCATACAGTATGACTCACCTGGGGAGGCTTCTGAATATGTTCACAG GGTCGGAAGAACTGCAAGGATTGGTGAAAAGGGGGAGGCCCTCCTGTTTCTCCAACCTGTTGAAATCGATTACTTGAGAGATCTAGAGCTACACGGCGTATCTCTGACAGAATACCCCTTCCAAAAGGTTTTAGATGGTTTCCCTTTAAATGGAGAGAAGCCTCTCAAGAGGAAGCCTATATCTTTGGATATGCACCCATGGATACTCTCTGTGCAGAGAACGCTGGAAAATTACATCGCATCGGAG GCCACAGCAAACAAGCTTGCGAGGGACGCCTTCTGTTCATGGCTCCGTGCTTACACCGCCCACCGAGGCGAACTGAAGAAGATTTTCATGGTCAAGAAGCTCCACCTGGGACATGTCGCGAGAAGCTTTGGGTTGAAGGAGCAACCCTCGCTGGTCGGAAGGTCACACCAGGTGCAGCTCAAGAAGAGGAAGAAAGAACAGAAACGTGAgaggcctaacaacaacaacaaaaggaGAAAGCTCCATGCTAAGAAGTGA
- the LOC124708860 gene encoding respirasome Complex Assembly Factor 1-like, which yields MAKAKPSSSASKQPQQQNGGGHAAVPSKLARYLDPEASWDKDQLLDAVHWIRQAVGLACGLLWGSVPLVGGVWIALFLAISTGIVYWYYAYVLKIDEEEFGGHGALLQEGMFASFTLFLLSWILVYSLAHF from the exons ATGGCGAAGGCGAAGCCATCGTCCTCGGCGTCGAAGCAGCCGCAGCAGCAGAACGGCGGCGGCCACGCGGCGGTGCCGTCGAAGCTGGCGCGGTACCTGGACCCGGAGGCGTCGTGGGACAAGGACCAGCTGCTGGACGCGGTGCACTGGATCCGGCAGGCGGTGGGGCTCGCCTGCGGCCTCCTCTGGGGCTCCGTGCCCCTCGTCGGCGGCGTCTGGATCGCCCT ATTCTTGGCTATTTCTACCGGTATAGTTTACTGGTACTATGCATACGTACTGAAGATCGACGAGGAGGAATTCGGAGGCCACGGCGCCCTGCTTCAGGAGGGGATGTTTGCTTCGTTCACACTTTTCCTG CTCTCATGGATTCTTGTATACAGTTTGGCTCACTTCTGA